A stretch of Brassica rapa cultivar Chiifu-401-42 chromosome A08, CAAS_Brap_v3.01, whole genome shotgun sequence DNA encodes these proteins:
- the LOC103833805 gene encoding alkylated DNA repair protein ALKBH8 homolog isoform X1 produces MGLRWPIIQPTAKSRRRKTKTPSRSEEVSNHKEQSLATKMVQPRFVRPSPSSPSSGTGEPNSSNLYVANCGPAVGLSHDAIGAVFSAFGEVKGVFPADESGVRVIVSFADPFSAKSALEALSGRPCPDLDGRTLHIRYSVLQLPSQTQVNECVPVSLSDSDLNIPGLFLLPDFVTAEEEQQLLAAVDTQPWIDLAKRRVQHYGYEFCYGTRNVDTKNRLGELPPFVSPILQRISLFPNLDYDPASLNLDQLTVNEYPCGVGLSPHIDTHSAFEDCIFSLSLGGPCIMEFRRYSASTWKAASTTTDDDEKQDSSTCIKKALYLPPRSMLLLSGEARYAWNHYIPHHKIDKVKDKVIRRSPRRVSFTLRKVRNHPCRCEFPQYCDSQQQT; encoded by the exons ATGGGCCTACGATGGCCCATTATACAGCCTACGGCGAAGTCACGGCGCCGTAAAACGAAAACCCCAAGTCGGTCGGAGGAAGTGAGCAACCACAAGGAACAGTCTCTGGCTACGAAAATGGTCCAGCCCCGATTCGTCCGTCCGTCGCCATCATCGCCTTCCTCCGGCACCGGAGAACCCAACTCATCCAATCTGTACGTCGCGAATTGCGGGCCGGCGGTTGGACTTTCGCACGACGCGATAGGGGCGGTGTTCTCTGCTTTCGGTGAAGTGAAGGGCGTCTTCCCGGCGGACGAGAGCGGCGTTCGTGTCATCGTCTCTTTCGCGGATCCGTTCTCAGCGAAATCCGCTCTAGAAGCCTTGAGTGGTCGGCCATGTCCGGACCTCGATGGAAGGACTTTACATATTCGATACTCTGTTCTTCAGTTACCTTCCCAG ACGCAGGTGAATGAATGCGTCCCAGTGTCTTTGTCTGATTCAGATTTGAATATCCCAGGGCTCTTCCTTTTACCTGATTTTGTCACTGCTGAAGAAGAACAG CAATTGCTTGCAGCTGTTGATACTCAACCTTGGATCGATCTAGCCAAACGGCGTGTTCAACACTATGGATATGAGTTCTGTTACGGGACAAGAAATGTTGATACCAAGAACCGTCTCGGAGAGCTTCCACCGTTTGTCTCTCCTATACTCCAAAGAATCTCATTGTTCCCGAACCTTGACTATGATCCAGCAAGCTTGAATCTAGACCAGTTAACG GTAAATGAGTACCCATGTGGTGTGGGTTTATCACCTCACATTGACACACATTCAGCGTTTGAAGATTGCATTTTCAGCCTTTCCTTAGGTGGTCCTTGCATTATGGAGTTCAGAAGATACTCTGCTTCCACATGGAAAGCAGCATCAACCACCACCGATGACGACGAGAAGCAAGATAGCTCCACTTGCATCAAGAAAGCTTTATATCTTCCTCCTCGGTCTATGCTCCTATTATCCGGGGAAGCTCGTTACGCTTGGAATCATTACATTCCACATCACAAG ATTGACAAGGTGAAGGATAAAGTGATCAGGAGAAGTCCGAGAAGGGTATCTTTCACATTGCGGAAG GTGAGAAATCATCCTTGCAGGTGTGAGTTCCCACAATACTGTGACTCTCAACAACAAACATAA
- the LOC103833805 gene encoding alkylated DNA repair protein ALKBH8 homolog isoform X2, with amino-acid sequence MGLRWPIIQPTAKSRRRKTKTPSRSEEVSNHKEQSLATKMVQPRFVRPSPSSPSSGTGEPNSSNLYVANCGPAVGLSHDAIGAVFSAFGEVKGVFPADESGVRVIVSFADPFSAKSALEALSGRPCPDLDGRTLHIRYSVLQLPSQVNECVPVSLSDSDLNIPGLFLLPDFVTAEEEQQLLAAVDTQPWIDLAKRRVQHYGYEFCYGTRNVDTKNRLGELPPFVSPILQRISLFPNLDYDPASLNLDQLTVNEYPCGVGLSPHIDTHSAFEDCIFSLSLGGPCIMEFRRYSASTWKAASTTTDDDEKQDSSTCIKKALYLPPRSMLLLSGEARYAWNHYIPHHKIDKVKDKVIRRSPRRVSFTLRKVRNHPCRCEFPQYCDSQQQT; translated from the exons ATGGGCCTACGATGGCCCATTATACAGCCTACGGCGAAGTCACGGCGCCGTAAAACGAAAACCCCAAGTCGGTCGGAGGAAGTGAGCAACCACAAGGAACAGTCTCTGGCTACGAAAATGGTCCAGCCCCGATTCGTCCGTCCGTCGCCATCATCGCCTTCCTCCGGCACCGGAGAACCCAACTCATCCAATCTGTACGTCGCGAATTGCGGGCCGGCGGTTGGACTTTCGCACGACGCGATAGGGGCGGTGTTCTCTGCTTTCGGTGAAGTGAAGGGCGTCTTCCCGGCGGACGAGAGCGGCGTTCGTGTCATCGTCTCTTTCGCGGATCCGTTCTCAGCGAAATCCGCTCTAGAAGCCTTGAGTGGTCGGCCATGTCCGGACCTCGATGGAAGGACTTTACATATTCGATACTCTGTTCTTCAGTTACCTTCCCAG GTGAATGAATGCGTCCCAGTGTCTTTGTCTGATTCAGATTTGAATATCCCAGGGCTCTTCCTTTTACCTGATTTTGTCACTGCTGAAGAAGAACAG CAATTGCTTGCAGCTGTTGATACTCAACCTTGGATCGATCTAGCCAAACGGCGTGTTCAACACTATGGATATGAGTTCTGTTACGGGACAAGAAATGTTGATACCAAGAACCGTCTCGGAGAGCTTCCACCGTTTGTCTCTCCTATACTCCAAAGAATCTCATTGTTCCCGAACCTTGACTATGATCCAGCAAGCTTGAATCTAGACCAGTTAACG GTAAATGAGTACCCATGTGGTGTGGGTTTATCACCTCACATTGACACACATTCAGCGTTTGAAGATTGCATTTTCAGCCTTTCCTTAGGTGGTCCTTGCATTATGGAGTTCAGAAGATACTCTGCTTCCACATGGAAAGCAGCATCAACCACCACCGATGACGACGAGAAGCAAGATAGCTCCACTTGCATCAAGAAAGCTTTATATCTTCCTCCTCGGTCTATGCTCCTATTATCCGGGGAAGCTCGTTACGCTTGGAATCATTACATTCCACATCACAAG ATTGACAAGGTGAAGGATAAAGTGATCAGGAGAAGTCCGAGAAGGGTATCTTTCACATTGCGGAAG GTGAGAAATCATCCTTGCAGGTGTGAGTTCCCACAATACTGTGACTCTCAACAACAAACATAA
- the LOC103833806 gene encoding glucose-repressible alcohol dehydrogenase transcriptional effector isoform X1: MIFKKLRGRNKNIFLVFQQTVYFILNPLESRVKGQTKASLISSQQMFNNTLLLHLPRPILPSFTSCRASRRILSKRMTTAMDPKVGKFESVEGADLNSISKPDGIRFRLVSYNILAQVYVKSSFFPHSPPACLKWKARSHAILSVLKKLQADFFCLQEVDEYDSFYRKNMESLGYSGIYIQRTGQRKRDGCAIFYKPSCAELVTKERIEYNDLLDEQKIETSNEAKGDEKEAKEDSQKDSRDLNDPQVRLKRDCVGIMAAFRINKPFHHIVIVANTHLYWDPELADVKLAQAKYLLSRLAQFKTLISDEFECTPSLLLAGDFNSIPGDMVYSYLVSGYKKPADIEEEEVAPIPMCSVYEVTRGEPKFTNCTPGFTNTLDYIFFSPSDFIKPVSILQLPEPESPDVVGFLPNDHHPSDHLPIGAEFEISRE; the protein is encoded by the exons atgatttttaaaaagttaaggGGTcggaataaaaatattttcctaGTTTTTCAGCAGACTGTATATTTCATTTTGAACCCTCTCGAGTCTCGAGTCAAAGGCCAAACAAAAGCGAGTTTAATTAGTTCGCAACAGATGTTTAACAATACTCTTCTGCTTCATCTTCCTCGTCCCATTCTTCCTTCTTTCACCAG TTGTCGAGCCAGCAGGAGGATTCTTTCGAAAAGAATGACTACTGCAATGGATCCTAAAGTTGGAAAATTTGAGTCTGTTGAAGGAGCTGATCTTAATTCAATAAGCAAACCTGATG GCATCAGATTCCGTCTAGTTTCCTATAACATACTAGCTCAG GTTTATGTGAAGAGCTCCTTTTTTCCACACTCTCCACCTGCCTGCCTCAA ATGGAAAGCTCGTTCACATGCCATTCTCAGCGTTCTGAAAAAACTCCAGGCTGACTTCTTTTGTTTGCAG GAAGTAGATGAGTACGATAGCTTTTATAGAAAAAACATGGAGTCTCTGGGCTACTCTGGGATTTATATTCAGAGAACTGGGCAGAGGAAGCGTGATGGTTGTGCAATCTTTTACAAGCCTAGCTG TGCAGAGTTGGTCACCAAAGAACGGATCGAATACAATGACCTTTTGGACGAACAGAAGATTGAGACCTCCAACGAAGCAAAAGGTGATGAAAAAGAAGCGAAAG AAGATTCTCAGAAAGACAGCCGTGACCTTAATGATCCACAAGTGAGACTAAAACGCGATTGTGTTGGGATAATGGCTGCTTTTAGGATCAACAAGCCGTTTCATCACATTGTCATCGTGGCCAACACACATCTTTACTG GGACCCGGAGCTGGCTGATGTGAAGCTTGCACAAGCCAAGTATCTACTCTCACGACTAGCTCAGTTCAAGACGCTAATATCAGATGAATTCGAGTGCACACCTTCTTTGCTACTTGCTGGTGACTTCAATTCAATCCCTGGGGATATG GTGTATAGTTACCTAGTATCAGGTTATAAGAAACCTGCAgacatagaagaagaagaagtggctCCTATTCCTATGTGTAGTGTCTATGAAGTGACTAGAGGAGAGCCTAAGTTCACAAACTGCACTCCAGGCTTCACAAACACACTTGACtacatcttcttctctccttcAGACTTCATCAAACCTGTGAGTATCCTCCAACTACCTGAACCCGAATCTCCAGATGTTGTTGGTTTCTTACCTAATGATCATCACCCAAGTGACCATTTACCTATAGGGGCTGAGTTTGAGATCAGTCGTGAATAG
- the LOC103833805 gene encoding alkylated DNA repair protein ALKBH8 homolog isoform X3 has product MNKIPTAKSRRRKTKTPSRSEEVSNHKEQSLATKMVQPRFVRPSPSSPSSGTGEPNSSNLYVANCGPAVGLSHDAIGAVFSAFGEVKGVFPADESGVRVIVSFADPFSAKSALEALSGRPCPDLDGRTLHIRYSVLQLPSQTQVNECVPVSLSDSDLNIPGLFLLPDFVTAEEEQQLLAAVDTQPWIDLAKRRVQHYGYEFCYGTRNVDTKNRLGELPPFVSPILQRISLFPNLDYDPASLNLDQLTVNEYPCGVGLSPHIDTHSAFEDCIFSLSLGGPCIMEFRRYSASTWKAASTTTDDDEKQDSSTCIKKALYLPPRSMLLLSGEARYAWNHYIPHHKIDKVKDKVIRRSPRRVSFTLRKVRNHPCRCEFPQYCDSQQQT; this is encoded by the exons ATGAACAAGATA CCTACGGCGAAGTCACGGCGCCGTAAAACGAAAACCCCAAGTCGGTCGGAGGAAGTGAGCAACCACAAGGAACAGTCTCTGGCTACGAAAATGGTCCAGCCCCGATTCGTCCGTCCGTCGCCATCATCGCCTTCCTCCGGCACCGGAGAACCCAACTCATCCAATCTGTACGTCGCGAATTGCGGGCCGGCGGTTGGACTTTCGCACGACGCGATAGGGGCGGTGTTCTCTGCTTTCGGTGAAGTGAAGGGCGTCTTCCCGGCGGACGAGAGCGGCGTTCGTGTCATCGTCTCTTTCGCGGATCCGTTCTCAGCGAAATCCGCTCTAGAAGCCTTGAGTGGTCGGCCATGTCCGGACCTCGATGGAAGGACTTTACATATTCGATACTCTGTTCTTCAGTTACCTTCCCAG ACGCAGGTGAATGAATGCGTCCCAGTGTCTTTGTCTGATTCAGATTTGAATATCCCAGGGCTCTTCCTTTTACCTGATTTTGTCACTGCTGAAGAAGAACAG CAATTGCTTGCAGCTGTTGATACTCAACCTTGGATCGATCTAGCCAAACGGCGTGTTCAACACTATGGATATGAGTTCTGTTACGGGACAAGAAATGTTGATACCAAGAACCGTCTCGGAGAGCTTCCACCGTTTGTCTCTCCTATACTCCAAAGAATCTCATTGTTCCCGAACCTTGACTATGATCCAGCAAGCTTGAATCTAGACCAGTTAACG GTAAATGAGTACCCATGTGGTGTGGGTTTATCACCTCACATTGACACACATTCAGCGTTTGAAGATTGCATTTTCAGCCTTTCCTTAGGTGGTCCTTGCATTATGGAGTTCAGAAGATACTCTGCTTCCACATGGAAAGCAGCATCAACCACCACCGATGACGACGAGAAGCAAGATAGCTCCACTTGCATCAAGAAAGCTTTATATCTTCCTCCTCGGTCTATGCTCCTATTATCCGGGGAAGCTCGTTACGCTTGGAATCATTACATTCCACATCACAAG ATTGACAAGGTGAAGGATAAAGTGATCAGGAGAAGTCCGAGAAGGGTATCTTTCACATTGCGGAAG GTGAGAAATCATCCTTGCAGGTGTGAGTTCCCACAATACTGTGACTCTCAACAACAAACATAA
- the LOC117127214 gene encoding uncharacterized protein LOC117127214 — protein sequence MTSSRVFLDSDVQATRDYLIWLNSNMDVADRVAAEIVTKTETVTIGEFFSYMKQEAAKVAWFECIATVGDVVHGSGWYYIGCGVCHTKATKGPTTLMCKKCGKSDIVGVAQYLAKISVYDNDDQACFVLLGDAGQELTGKKASELVDSYFEANENMGDDHLVPVPQALINTIGQTRKFIVKVSTHNLTCKTQSLTVTKVLIPEDPEIEGNVKKCDCTRCPENFAEWSC from the exons ATGACATCATCACGGGTATTTCTGGACAGTGATGTTCAAGCAACCCGAGATTATCTCATTTG GTTGAACTCAAACATGGATGTTGCTGACAGAGTTGCTGCGGAAATTGTCACTAAGACTGAGACAGTGACCATAGGCGAGTTCTTCTCCTATATGAAGCAGGAAGCTGCCAAG GTTGCTTGGTTTGAGTGCATAGCAACAGTTGGTGATGTTGTGCACGGATCAGGATGGTATTACATAGGTTGTGGTGTGTGCCACACTAAAGCAACCAAAGGACCTACCACCCTAATGTGTAAAAAATGTGGGAAGAGTGATATTGTTGGTGTTGCACA GTACCTAGCCAAGATATCTGTGTATGACAATGATGATCAGGCGTGTTTTGTGCTCCTTGGTGATGCTGGTCAGGAGTTGACTGGCAAGAAAGCTTCTGAGTTGGTTGATAGTTATTTCGAG GCCAATGAGAATATGGGAGATGATCACTTGGTTCCGGTGCCTCAAGCTCTGATCAATACCATAGGACAGACTCGCAAGTTCATTGTGAAGGTATCAACTCACAATTTGACTTGCAAGACCCAAAGTTTGACTGTGACAAAGGTGCTCATTCCAGAAGATCCAGAAATTGAAGGCAATGTAAAAAAATGTGACTGTACCAGATGCCCAGAAAACTTTgcagaatggagttgctga
- the LOC103833806 gene encoding glucose-repressible alcohol dehydrogenase transcriptional effector isoform X2, giving the protein MIFKKLRGRNKNIFLVFQQTVYFILNPLESRVKGQTKASLISSQQMFNNTLLLHLPRPILPSFTSCRASRRILSKRMTTAMDPKVGKFESVEGADLNSISKPDGIRFRLVSYNILAQVYVKSSFFPHSPPACLKWKARSHAILSVLKKLQADFFCLQEVDEYDSFYRKNMESLGYSGIYIQRTGQRKRDGCAIFYKPSCAELVTKERIEYNDLLDEQKIETSNEAKGDEKEAKDSQKDSRDLNDPQVRLKRDCVGIMAAFRINKPFHHIVIVANTHLYWDPELADVKLAQAKYLLSRLAQFKTLISDEFECTPSLLLAGDFNSIPGDMVYSYLVSGYKKPADIEEEEVAPIPMCSVYEVTRGEPKFTNCTPGFTNTLDYIFFSPSDFIKPVSILQLPEPESPDVVGFLPNDHHPSDHLPIGAEFEISRE; this is encoded by the exons atgatttttaaaaagttaaggGGTcggaataaaaatattttcctaGTTTTTCAGCAGACTGTATATTTCATTTTGAACCCTCTCGAGTCTCGAGTCAAAGGCCAAACAAAAGCGAGTTTAATTAGTTCGCAACAGATGTTTAACAATACTCTTCTGCTTCATCTTCCTCGTCCCATTCTTCCTTCTTTCACCAG TTGTCGAGCCAGCAGGAGGATTCTTTCGAAAAGAATGACTACTGCAATGGATCCTAAAGTTGGAAAATTTGAGTCTGTTGAAGGAGCTGATCTTAATTCAATAAGCAAACCTGATG GCATCAGATTCCGTCTAGTTTCCTATAACATACTAGCTCAG GTTTATGTGAAGAGCTCCTTTTTTCCACACTCTCCACCTGCCTGCCTCAA ATGGAAAGCTCGTTCACATGCCATTCTCAGCGTTCTGAAAAAACTCCAGGCTGACTTCTTTTGTTTGCAG GAAGTAGATGAGTACGATAGCTTTTATAGAAAAAACATGGAGTCTCTGGGCTACTCTGGGATTTATATTCAGAGAACTGGGCAGAGGAAGCGTGATGGTTGTGCAATCTTTTACAAGCCTAGCTG TGCAGAGTTGGTCACCAAAGAACGGATCGAATACAATGACCTTTTGGACGAACAGAAGATTGAGACCTCCAACGAAGCAAAAGGTGATGAAAAAGAAGCGAAAG ATTCTCAGAAAGACAGCCGTGACCTTAATGATCCACAAGTGAGACTAAAACGCGATTGTGTTGGGATAATGGCTGCTTTTAGGATCAACAAGCCGTTTCATCACATTGTCATCGTGGCCAACACACATCTTTACTG GGACCCGGAGCTGGCTGATGTGAAGCTTGCACAAGCCAAGTATCTACTCTCACGACTAGCTCAGTTCAAGACGCTAATATCAGATGAATTCGAGTGCACACCTTCTTTGCTACTTGCTGGTGACTTCAATTCAATCCCTGGGGATATG GTGTATAGTTACCTAGTATCAGGTTATAAGAAACCTGCAgacatagaagaagaagaagtggctCCTATTCCTATGTGTAGTGTCTATGAAGTGACTAGAGGAGAGCCTAAGTTCACAAACTGCACTCCAGGCTTCACAAACACACTTGACtacatcttcttctctccttcAGACTTCATCAAACCTGTGAGTATCCTCCAACTACCTGAACCCGAATCTCCAGATGTTGTTGGTTTCTTACCTAATGATCATCACCCAAGTGACCATTTACCTATAGGGGCTGAGTTTGAGATCAGTCGTGAATAG